A single region of the Populus nigra chromosome 2, ddPopNigr1.1, whole genome shotgun sequence genome encodes:
- the LOC133682581 gene encoding heterogeneous nuclear ribonucleoprotein Q: protein MAEGTEIEERVDLEEDNYMEEIDDDVEDQLDEDGEDDAGDPHAEENVEEEYEDSKTEGSQKDQSPEADRIVANTEPAEDEQKPTASVNEEEKEKHAQLLALPPHGSEVFIGGLPRDVIEDELRDLCEPIGEIFEIRLMKDKDSGESKGFAFVAFKSKEVARKAIEELHSKDYKGKTLRCSISETKNRLFIGNVPKNLTEDEFRKIIEEVGPGVEVIELIKDPQTPTRNRGFAFILYYNNACADYSRQKMLNANFKLDGHTPTVSWADPKGTPPDHSAASSQVKALYVKNIPENTSTEQLKGLFQRHGDVTKVVMPPGKAGKRDFGFIHYAERSSALKAVRDAEKYEIDGQVLEVVLAKPQADKKPDAAYPYNAGVHPNPVPLPAYSGFAGNPYGSLGTGFGVASSFQQPVIYGRGPMPAGMHMVPMVLPDGRIGYVLQQPGVQMPQPRPRRVDRNNGPSGPGRAGNSSDDGNRGRRYRPY from the exons ATGGCAGAGGGCACAGAAATTGAGGAACGAGTGGATCTTGAAGAAGACAATTATATGGAAGAGATAGACGATGATGTTGAAGATCAACTAGATGAGGATGGAGAAGATGATGCTGGTGATCCACATGCTGAAGAAAATGTTGAAGAGGAGTATGAGGACTCAAAAACTGAGGGCAGTCAGAAAGATCAATCTCCAGAGGCAGATAGAATCGTTGCCAACACTGAACCTGCAGAAGACGAACAAAAGCCCACTGCTTCTGTTAATGAAGAGGAAAAAGAGAAGCATGCTCAACTTCTTGCCCTTCCTCCCCATGGTTCTGAAGTTTTCATCGGTGGTCTTCCCAGGGATGTGATTGAAGATGAGTTGAGGGATCTTTGTGAACCAATAGGCGAAATTTTTGAG ATAAGGCTAATGAAAGATAAAGATTCTGGTGAAAGCAAGGGTTTTGCTTTTGTAGCTTTCAAATCAAAAGAGGTTGCTCGAAAGGCCATTGAAGAGCTTCATAGTAAAGACTACAAG GGAAAAACCTTAAGGTGTTCAATATCCGAAACCAAAAATAGACTGTTTATTGGTAATGTTCCAAAGAACTTGACGGAGGATGAATTTAGAAAGATAATCGAGGAGGTCGGTCCTGGGGTGGAAGTTATCGAGCTTATAAAG GATCCTCAAACTCCTACTCGTAATCGTGGTTTTGCTTTTATATTGTACTACAATAACGCCTGTGCTGATTATTCAAGGCAGAAAATGTTAAATGCCAATTTTAAGCTTGATGGCCATACCCCAACTGTCAGCTGGGCCGATCCAAAGGGCACACCTCCTGATCATTCTGCTGCTTCTTCCCAG GTTAAGGCTCTGTATGTGAAAAACATACCTGAGAACACATCTACTGAGCAGCTGAAGGGACTATTCCAGCGCCATGGGGACGTGACAAAAGTTGTCATGCCACCTGGCAAAGCTGGAAAACGAGATTTTGGGTTCATTCACTATGCTGAAAGGTCAAGTGCATTGAAGGCGGTCAGAGATGCAGAGAAGTATGAAATTGATG GTCAGGTGTTGGAAGTTGTCCTTGCTAAGCCTCAGGCTGATAAAAAACCTGATGCTGCCTATCCTTACAATGCTGGGGTTCATCCAAACCCTGTTCCCCTTCCTGCATATAGTGGATTTGCTGGTAATCCATATGGCTCTTTGGGAACTGGATTTGGTGTTGCTTCCAGTTTTCAGCAG CCAGTAATATATGGCAGGGGTCCCATGCCAGCAGGGATGCATATGGTGCCAATGGTTTTACCAGATGGTCGAATTGGCTATGTCCT TCAGCAGCCTGGAGTACAGATGCCACAGCCTCGGCCTCGAAGAGTTGATCGGAACAATGGTCCAAGTGGGCCTGGGCGAGCTGGTAATAGTAGTGATGATGGCAATCGGGGAAGAAGATACCGGCCTTATTAG